A single Triticum dicoccoides isolate Atlit2015 ecotype Zavitan chromosome 2A, WEW_v2.0, whole genome shotgun sequence DNA region contains:
- the LOC119356837 gene encoding uncharacterized protein LOC119356837: MARRSSALAHPYSHDHRVLHKMVSAPAAHPHFLGSRATLADHAAAVTLFGHPRGQLSLAIYEDTRAPPAFLVELPMLAAGLHRGGDHRTLRLALESDTRSARRPLLSNDERHVLQLLGVGVLLPPPADGSNCPDGVLLPCLLRIEEC, translated from the coding sequence ATGGCGCGGCGGTCCTCCGCCCTCGCGCACCCATACTCGCACGACCACCGCGTCCTCCACAAGATGGTAAGCGCCCCAGCCGCTCACCCGCATTTCCTCGGCAGCAGGGCTACCCTTGCGGACCACGCGGCAGCGGTGACGCTCTTCGGGCACCCCCGCGGTCAGCTGAGCCTGGCCATCTATGAGGACACCCGGGCGCCACCGGCGTTCCTCGTCGAGCTGCCCATGCTCGCGGCCGGGCTGCACAGGGGGGGTGACCACAGGACCTTGAGGCTGGCGCTGGAGAGCGACACCCGCAGCGCGCGGCGACCACTCCTGTCCAACGACGAGCGGCACGTGCTGCAGCTGCTGGGCGTCGgggtgctgctgccgccgcctgctGACGGCTCCAATTGCCCCGACGGCGTCCTACTCCCGTGTCTGCTTAGGATTGAAGAGTGCTGA
- the LOC119356839 gene encoding probable inactive receptor kinase At5g67200, with translation MPAPAPRPLPLPILLLLAVATASAAVPPAASHSQPTLPTKGAGASHSQPTKPAAPPSAALATAPPAEGALLAAFLAKADPTAHLRFPLAATPCAHPGVTCSGAAGITHLVLEQAGLNGTFAPDTLSGLAGLRVLSLKSNALHGPVPDLSALGNLKALFLAGNRFSGPFPASLASLRRLRSIDLSGNRFSGALPPGIEAAFPHLTALRLDSNHFNGSVPAWNQSSLKLLNVSYNDFSGPVPVTASMALMGADAFAGNPGLCGEVVRRECSGSPLVFFPGDGSSGSATPPAQSAGATGVGPQRQGLPGSSAPRAHKVKKKTAMTVAIALAAVLAVLLVCAIVAATRGKKRRRPSTAAYPSPKKSAAASQLSREMDNSDIGYVECVPDEEAAAMMMPEEKARRLGRSGCLTFCAGEATSYSLEQLMRASAEVLGRGSVGTTYKAVLDGRLVVIVKRLDAAKIGPAASEAETFEQNMDVIGRLRHPNLVPLRSFFQAKEERLLVYDYQPNGSLHSLIHGSRSSRGKPLHWTSCLKIAEDVAQGLAYIHQASRLVHGNIKSSNVLLGSDFEACLTDNCLSFLLESAEVKDDAAYRAPENMKSNRRLTPKSDVYAFGILLLELLSGKAPLEHSVLAATNLQTYALSGREDEGVDRERLSMIVDIASACVRSSPESRPTAWQVLKMIQEVKEADATGDNEDGDLDLTSDS, from the exons atgccggcgccggcgccccgccccctccctctccccatcctcctcctcctcgccgtcgccACCGCGTCCGCCGCCGTCCCGCCCGCCGCGTCGCACTCCCAGCCCACGCTGCCCACGAAAGGGGCGGGCGCGTCGCACTCCCAGCCGACGAagcccgcggcgccgccgtccgccgcgcTGGCCACGGCCCCGCCGGCCGAGGGCGCGCTGCTGGCGGCCTTCCTCGCCAAGGCCGACCCGACGGCGCACCTGCGGTTCCCGCTCGCCGCCACCCCCTGCGCGCACCCGGGCGTGACCTGCAGCGGCGCGGCGGGCATCACGCACCTCGTGCTCGAGCAGGCCGGCCTCAACGGCACCTTCGCGCCGGACACGCTCTCGGGCCTCGCCGGGCTGCGCGTGCTCAGCCTCAAGTCCAACGCGCTCCACGGGCCCGTCCCCGACCTCTCCGCGCTCGGCAACCTCAAggcgctcttcctcgccggcaaccgCTTCTCCGGCCCGTTCCCCGCCTCGCTCGCCTCGCTGCGCCGCCTCCGCTCCATCGACCTCTCCGGGAACCGGTTCTCCGGCGCGCTGCCGCCCGGCATCGAGGCCGCGTTCCCGCATCTCACGGCCCTGCGCCTCGACTCCAACCACTTCAACGGCTCCGTCCCGGCATGGAACCAGTCGTCGCTCAAGCTGCTGAACGTCTCGTACAACGACTTCTCCGGCCCCGTGCCCGTCACCGCCTCCATGGCGCTCATGGGCGCCGACGCGTTCGCCGGGAACCCCGGCCTCTGCGGCGAGGTCGTCCGCCGCGAGTGCAGCGGCTCCCCCCTCGTTTTCTTCCCCGGCGACGGCAGCAGCGGCTCCGCCACTCCCCCCGCGCAGAGCGCCGGTGCCACTGGCGTAGGCCCGCAGCGCCAGGGCTTGCCGGGCTCGTCGGCACCACGCGCgcacaaagtgaagaagaagacggCAATGACTGTCGCGATTGCTTTGGCAGCCGTGCTGGCCGTACTTCTCGTTTGCGCCATAGTTGCCGCAACGAGGGGCAAGAAGCGTAGGCGTCCGAGCACGGCGGCATACCCGAGCCCCAAGAAGAGCGCGGCCGCCTCGCAACTCAGCAGGGAGATGGACAACTCCGACATTGGCTATGTGGAGTGCGTGCcggacgaggaggcggcggcgatgatgatgccggaggagaaggctcgcCGGCTGGGCCGGAGCGGCTGCCTGACGTTCTGCGCGGGCGAGGCCACGAGCTACAGTCTGGAGCAGCTGATGCGCGCGTCGGCGGAGGTGCTCGGCCGCGGGAGCGTGGGGACGACGTACAAGGCGGTGCTCGACGGCCGGCTCGTGGTCATTGTCAAGAGGCTGGACGCGGCCAAGATCGGCCCGGCGGCTTCGGAGGccgagaccttcgagcagaacaTGGATGTGATTGGCCGGCTGCGGCATCCGAACCTCGTGCCGCTGCGCTCATTCTTCCAGGccaaggaggagcggctgctggtgTACGACTACCAGCCCAACGGCAGCCTCCATTCTCTCATCCACG GTTCAAGATCGTCCCGGGGAAAACCGCTGCACTGGACTTCATGCCTGAAGATAGCAGAAGATGTTGCACAGGGCCTTGCTTACATTCATCAGGCATCCCGGCTTGTTCATGGAAACATCAAGTCCTCCAATGTCTTACTTGGTTCAGACTTTGAAGCTTGCCTCACCGACAACTGCCTTTCATTCCTTCTGGAATCAGCAGAAGTCAAAGACGATGCGGCATACAGAGCACCAGAAAACATGAAGTCCAACAGAAGGCTCACACCCAAGTCAGACGTCTATGCTTTTGGCATCCTTCTCCTCGAGCTCCTCAGCGGCAAGGCGCCGCTTGAGCATTCGGTTCTGGCAGCAACCAATCTCCAGACGTATGCGCTGTCGGGGAGGGAAGACGAAGGAGTGGACAGAGAGCGCCTCTCGATGATCGTCGACATTGCGTCTGCCTGCGTCCGGTCATCGCCGGAGAGTCGGCCAACTGCCTGGCAAGTCCTCAAGATGATTCAGGAGGTGAAGGAAGCAGATGCAACTGGTGACAATGAGGACGGCGATCTTGATCTTACTAGCGACTCCTAG